A DNA window from Labrus mixtus chromosome 4, fLabMix1.1, whole genome shotgun sequence contains the following coding sequences:
- the LOC132973566 gene encoding troponin I, fast skeletal muscle-like: MADEKRLSARRKHTLKSCMLVVANNLLEAESNVKVGEREKFLAEKCPPLELPYSKDELEQLCKTLHEQIDLSEEERYGTEFKLNMVLNEVRDLNIKIVDLRGKFKRPRLKKVRMSADAMLKALLGSKHTVNMDLRANLKQVKKEVKEEDKQLREAGDWRKNIEDKSDRKKMFDS; the protein is encoded by the exons ATGGCAGACGA GAAAAGACTGTCTGCGAGGCGTAAGCATACACTGAAA AGCTGTATGCTGGTGGTGGCAAACAATCTGTTGGAGGCTGAATCAAATGTGAAGGTTGGGGAGAGGGAGAAGTTCCTGGCTGAGAAGTGTCCTCCTCTGGAGCTGCCGTACTCCAAAGACGAGCTCGAG CAACTCTGCAAGACACTCCACGAACAGATTGACCTCAGTGAAGAGGAGAGATATGGCACAGAGTTCAAGCTGAACATGGTTCTGAATGAG GTCAGAGACCTCAACATAAAGATTGTGGATCTGAGGGGCAAGTTCAAGAGACCCAGACTGAAGAAAGTGCGTATGTCTGCTGACGCCATGCTGAAGGCTCTGCTGGGCTCCAAACACACAGTCAATATGGACCTGAGGGCCAACTTGAAGCAGGTCAAGAAGGAGGTCAAAGAGGAG GACAAGCAGCTGCGCGAGGCTGGAGACTGGCGTAAGAACATTGAAGACAAGTCTGATAGGAAGAAGATGTTTGATAGTTAA